One segment of Triticum aestivum cultivar Chinese Spring chromosome 2A, IWGSC CS RefSeq v2.1, whole genome shotgun sequence DNA contains the following:
- the LOC123187848 gene encoding integrin-linked protein kinase 1 isoform X1: MSGAEEEAAHAAGRGGGGSSGSGGGEGHPRRRFDDKSLVARTSLILWHTHQNDAAAVRKLLDEDGTLVSARDYDSRTPLHVAALHGWQDVAECLLAKGADVNALDRWQNTPLADAEGAKRHAMTELLKKHGGLTFGKTGSHFEAKSIPPPLTKKADWEINPLELDFTKAVMIGKGSFGEILKANWRGTPIAVKRILPSLSNDRLVIQDFKHEVNLLIKLRHPNIVQFLGAVTETKPLMLVTEFLRGGDLHQYLKEKGSLSPLTAVNFALDIARGMAYLHNEPNVIIHRDLKPRNILLVNTAANHLKVGDFGLSKIIKSQHANDVYKMTGETGSYRYMAPEVFKHRKYDKKVDIFSFAMILYEMLEGDSPFSSYEPYEAAKYVSDGHRPTFRSKGHTAELKELTEVCWAADVNLRPSFLEILKRLEKIKESLASHDHHWHLFSQ, from the exons ATGagcggggcggaggaggaggcggcgcatgCGGCCGGCCGGGGCGGGGGCGGGTCgtcggggagcggcggcggcgagggccacCCGCGCCGGCGGTTCGACGACAAGAGCCTGGTGGCGCGCACGTCGCTCATCCTCTGGCACACGCACCAGAACGACGCGGCCGCCGTGCGCAAGCTGCTCGACGAGGACGGCACGCTCGTCAGCGCCCGCGACTACGACAGCCGCACGCCGCTCCACGTCGCCGCGCTCCACGGCTGGCAGGACGTCGCTGAGTGCCTCCTCGCCAAGGGCGCCGACGTCAACGCGCTCGACCGCTGGCAGAACACG CCACTTGCTGATGCAGAGGGTGCAAAGAGGCATGCTATGACCGAACTGCTCAAGAAGCATGGCGGGTTGACATTC GGGAAAACTGGAAGCCACTTTGAAGCAAAGTCAATTCCACCTCCCCTAACAAAAAAGGCTGACTGGGAGATTAACCCACTTGAATTAGATTTCACAAAAGCAGTAATGATCGGAAAG GGTTCTTTTGGTGAAATCCTGAAAGCAAATTGGCGAGGAACACCAATTGCTGTCAAACGCATTCTTCCATCATTATCCAACGATAGACTGGTTAT CCAAGATTTTAAGCATGAAGTCAACTTGCTAATTAAGCTGAGGCATCCAAATATTGTACAGTTCCTTGGAGCAGTCACAGAAACCAAGCCTTTGATGCTAGTTACTGAGTTCCTCCGAGGA GGTGATCTTCATCAATATCTCAAGGAGAAAGGCTCCCTCTCCCCACTTACTGCCGTTAACTTCGCATTGGACATCGCAAG GGGCATGGCCTATCTTCATAACGAGCCTAATGTTATCATTCATCGGGACTTAAAGCCAAG AAATATTCTTTTAGTTAATACTGCTGCCAACCACTTGAAAGTTGGAGATTTCGGTCTTAGCAAGATTATCAAATCTCAGCATGCCAATGATGTATACAAGATGACCGGAGAGACCGGAAGTT ATCGGTACATGGCTCCTGAAGTTTTCAAGCACCGGAAATATGacaagaaagttgatattttctcCTTTGCCATGATACTTTATGAG ATGCTGGAAGGGGATTCACCTTTTTCCAGTTATGAACCTTATGAGGCTGCTAAGTATGTATCAGACGGGCATCGCCCAACTTTCCGTTCAAAAGGACATACCGCTGAGCTGAAAGA ATTGACTGAGGTATGTTGGGCTGCGGATGTCAATTTGAGACCATCTTTCCTAGAGATACTCAAGAGGCTGGAGAAGATCAAGGAAAGCTTGGCATCCCACGATCACCACTGGCATTTATTCTCACAATAA
- the LOC123187848 gene encoding integrin-linked protein kinase 1 isoform X2: MLVTEFLRGGDLHQYLKEKGSLSPLTAVNFALDIARGMAYLHNEPNVIIHRDLKPRNILLVNTAANHLKVGDFGLSKIIKSQHANDVYKMTGETGSYRYMAPEVFKHRKYDKKVDIFSFAMILYEMLEGDSPFSSYEPYEAAKYVSDGHRPTFRSKGHTAELKELTEVCWAADVNLRPSFLEILKRLEKIKESLASHDHHWHLFSQ, from the exons ATGCTAGTTACTGAGTTCCTCCGAGGA GGTGATCTTCATCAATATCTCAAGGAGAAAGGCTCCCTCTCCCCACTTACTGCCGTTAACTTCGCATTGGACATCGCAAG GGGCATGGCCTATCTTCATAACGAGCCTAATGTTATCATTCATCGGGACTTAAAGCCAAG AAATATTCTTTTAGTTAATACTGCTGCCAACCACTTGAAAGTTGGAGATTTCGGTCTTAGCAAGATTATCAAATCTCAGCATGCCAATGATGTATACAAGATGACCGGAGAGACCGGAAGTT ATCGGTACATGGCTCCTGAAGTTTTCAAGCACCGGAAATATGacaagaaagttgatattttctcCTTTGCCATGATACTTTATGAG ATGCTGGAAGGGGATTCACCTTTTTCCAGTTATGAACCTTATGAGGCTGCTAAGTATGTATCAGACGGGCATCGCCCAACTTTCCGTTCAAAAGGACATACCGCTGAGCTGAAAGA ATTGACTGAGGTATGTTGGGCTGCGGATGTCAATTTGAGACCATCTTTCCTAGAGATACTCAAGAGGCTGGAGAAGATCAAGGAAAGCTTGGCATCCCACGATCACCACTGGCATTTATTCTCACAATAA
- the LOC123187849 gene encoding transmembrane emp24 domain-containing protein p24delta9, with translation MAARRPGSPASRWLRPSTLLLLAAVLFAASPSARALRFDLESGHTKCISDEIKVDSMAVGKYSVVAPDPSYPDAQLPESHRVSLRVTSPYGNSMHYSENVQSGHFAFTAVEAGDYLACFWAPDHKPPVTVTFEFDWKSGVMAKDWSNVAKKGKVDMMELELKKLEDTIKSIHEEMFYLREREEEMQNINRQTSSRMGWLSFLSLGICLSVAGLQLWHLKTFFERKKLL, from the exons ATGGCCGCGCGGCGCCCCGGATCCCCCGCCTCCAGATGGCTGCGCCCCTCCACGCTCCTCCTCCTGGCCGCCGTCCTCTTCGCGGCCTCCCCGTCGGCGCGCGCCCTCCGGTTCGACCTCGAGTCCGGCCACACCAAGTGCATCTCCGACGAGATCAAGGTCGACTCCATGGCCGTCGGCAAGTACAGCGTCGTCGCCCCCGACCCCAGCTACCCCGACGCCCAGCTCCCCGAGTCGCACCGCGTCTCCCTCAGG GTGACGTCGCCGTACGGGAACAGCATGCACTACTCCGAGAACGTGCAGTCGGGGCACTTCGCCTTCACGGCGGTGGAGGCCGGGGACTACCTGGCCTGCTTCTGGGCGCCTGACCACAAGCCGCCCGTCACCGTCACCTTCGAGTTCGACTGGAAGAGCGGCGTCATGGCCAAGGACTGGTCCAACGTCGCCAAGAAGGGCAAGGTCGAT ATGATGGAACTAGAGCTGAAGAAGCTAGAGGATACCATCAAATCTATCCATGAAGAAATGTTTTATCTACGTGAAAG GGAGGAGGAAATGCAGAACATCAACAGGCAGACAAGCTCGAGGATGGGGTGGCTGAGTTTCCTCTCGCTCGGCATCTGCTTATCCGTGGCAGGGCTGCAGCTGTGGCATCTGAAGACCTTTTTCGAGAGAAAGAAGCTGCTGTAG